Proteins from a genomic interval of Pseudomonas paeninsulae:
- a CDS encoding LysE family translocator: MYWTEFFTVALIHLLAVASPGPDFAIVVRESVAFGRRAGIFTALGVGAGIFVHVAYSLLGIGLIVSQSIVLFNALKWLAAAYLLYIGIKALRAKPADPARAELGLEQAARSPRAAFVTGFVTNGLNPKATLFFLSLFTVVIDPHTPLTVQAGYGLYLALATALWFCLVAMLFSRPGVRAGFARLGHWFDRLMGAVLVGLGIKLAFSELR; the protein is encoded by the coding sequence ATGTACTGGACGGAGTTTTTCACCGTTGCCCTGATTCACTTGCTGGCCGTGGCCAGCCCTGGGCCGGATTTTGCCATCGTGGTGCGCGAAAGCGTGGCCTTCGGCCGGCGTGCCGGGATCTTCACCGCACTGGGTGTGGGCGCCGGGATCTTCGTGCACGTGGCCTATTCGTTGCTCGGCATCGGCCTGATCGTGTCGCAATCGATTGTCCTGTTCAACGCCCTGAAATGGCTGGCAGCTGCCTACCTGCTCTACATCGGGATCAAGGCGTTGCGCGCCAAGCCAGCTGACCCGGCTCGCGCCGAACTGGGCCTGGAGCAGGCCGCGCGTTCACCGCGTGCAGCCTTTGTCACCGGATTTGTCACCAATGGCCTGAACCCCAAGGCCACCCTGTTCTTCCTCTCGTTGTTTACCGTGGTGATTGATCCGCACACTCCGCTGACGGTGCAGGCCGGTTATGGCCTCTACCTGGCGCTGGCGACGGCGCTGTGGTTCTGCCTGGTGGCGATGCTGTTCAGCCGGCCGGGGGTGCGCGCCGGTTTTGCCCGCTTGGGCCACTGGTTCGATCGGCTGATGGGCGCGGTATTGGTCGGCTTGGGCATCAAGTTGGCGTTCAGCGAGTTGCGTTAG
- a CDS encoding fatty acid--CoA ligase: protein MLQTRIIPPAANAHQYPLLIKRLLLSGVRYEKTREIVYRDTLRYSYATFNERVARLANALTTAGVKAGDTVAVMDWDSHRYLECMFAIPMLGAVLHTINIRLSPDQILYTMNHAEDKFVLVNSEFVPLYNGIAAQLTTVEKTLLLTDAEEKTAELPGLVGEYEQLLAVASPSYDFADFDENSVATTFYTTGTTGNPKGVYFTHRQLVLHTMAAASVLGSLDSVRLLGTNDVYMPITPMFHVHAWGIPYAATMLGIKQVYPGRYEPEMLCKLIKEEKVSFSHCVPTILQMLLNTPSAKGHDFGGLKMIIGGSALNRALYDAAKARGIQLTAAYGMSETCPLISCAHINDELLAGSEDEQITYRIKAGVPVPLVEAAIMSADGTMLPADGESQGELVLRSPWLTQGYFREPEKGEELWEHGWLHTGDVATIDGMGFIEIRDRIKDVIKTGGEWISSLALEDLISRHPAVREVAVVGVVDPQWGERPFALLVLNDDQTLDAKGLKDHLKPYVEQGHINKWAIPTQIALVTEIPKTSVGKLDKKRIRLDIAQWQAAGCAFLSTL from the coding sequence ATGCTGCAAACCCGCATCATCCCGCCGGCGGCGAATGCCCATCAATATCCGCTGCTGATCAAGCGCTTGTTGCTGTCCGGCGTTCGCTATGAAAAAACCCGGGAAATCGTCTATCGCGACACGCTGCGTTATAGCTATGCGACCTTCAATGAGCGGGTTGCCCGCCTGGCCAATGCGCTGACGACGGCCGGAGTCAAGGCCGGCGATACCGTTGCGGTGATGGACTGGGACAGCCACCGCTACCTCGAGTGCATGTTCGCCATTCCCATGCTTGGCGCGGTGCTGCACACCATCAATATTCGCCTGTCGCCCGATCAGATTCTCTACACCATGAACCACGCCGAGGATAAGTTCGTCCTGGTCAACAGTGAGTTCGTGCCCCTCTACAACGGTATCGCCGCGCAACTGACCACGGTCGAGAAAACCCTGCTGCTGACCGATGCCGAGGAGAAAACCGCCGAACTGCCGGGGCTGGTCGGCGAGTACGAGCAACTGCTGGCGGTCGCCAGTCCGAGCTATGACTTCGCCGATTTCGATGAAAACTCGGTGGCCACCACCTTCTACACCACCGGCACCACCGGCAACCCCAAGGGCGTGTATTTCACTCATCGGCAACTGGTGCTGCACACCATGGCGGCGGCCAGTGTGCTGGGCAGTCTCGACAGCGTGCGCCTGCTGGGCACCAACGATGTCTACATGCCGATTACCCCGATGTTCCATGTGCATGCCTGGGGCATTCCTTATGCTGCCACCATGCTGGGTATCAAGCAGGTGTATCCAGGCCGCTACGAGCCGGAGATGCTGTGCAAGCTGATCAAGGAGGAGAAAGTCAGCTTCTCCCACTGCGTACCAACCATTCTGCAAATGCTGCTCAACACCCCGAGTGCCAAAGGCCATGACTTCGGCGGGTTGAAGATGATCATCGGCGGCAGCGCTTTGAATCGCGCCCTTTACGATGCGGCCAAGGCGCGCGGCATCCAGCTGACTGCTGCCTATGGCATGTCGGAAACCTGTCCGCTGATCTCCTGCGCGCACATCAATGACGAGCTCCTGGCCGGCAGCGAGGATGAACAGATCACCTACAGGATCAAGGCTGGGGTGCCGGTGCCTCTGGTCGAGGCGGCAATCATGAGCGCCGATGGCACCATGCTGCCGGCGGACGGCGAGTCCCAGGGCGAGCTGGTGTTGCGTTCGCCGTGGCTGACCCAGGGTTATTTCCGTGAGCCGGAGAAAGGCGAGGAACTCTGGGAGCACGGCTGGCTGCACACCGGCGACGTGGCGACCATCGACGGCATGGGCTTCATCGAGATTCGTGACCGCATAAAGGACGTGATCAAAACCGGTGGCGAGTGGATCTCCTCATTGGCGCTGGAAGACCTGATCAGTCGTCATCCGGCCGTGCGTGAAGTGGCGGTGGTGGGGGTAGTGGATCCGCAGTGGGGCGAGCGGCCTTTTGCCTTGCTGGTGTTGAATGATGATCAGACCCTGGATGCCAAGGGTCTCAAGGATCACCTCAAGCCTTATGTCGAACAGGGGCATATCAACAAGTGGGCTATCCCCACGCAGATCGCGCTTGTTACGGAAATTCCCAAGACCAGTGTCGGCAAGCTGGATAAGAAGCGCATTCGCTTGGATATCGCCCAGTGGCAGGCAGCCGGCTGTGCGTTTCTCTCCACCTTGTAA
- a CDS encoding DUF1329 domain-containing protein — protein sequence MKTTKGLLQTGALTLSLLACSVMAAVSPEEAAKLGTTLTPVGAEMAGNADGSIPAWTGGLPTNAGTADAAGFLSDPFASEQPLFTITAANAEQYKDKLTPGQQAMFKRYPQSYKIPVYPTHRSASMPDFVLDAAKRNAVNTKMVEGGNGLENFEQANPFPIPKDGLEAIWNHITRYRGGSVKRLVTQATPQANGSYSMVYFQDEFTFRGALKDADTSKPSNVLFYFKQRVTAPSRLAGNVLLVHETLNQVKEPRLAWLYNAGQRRVRRAPQVSYDGPGTASDGLRTSDNFDMFNGAPDRYEWKLNGKKEIYIPYNAYALDSPKLKYDQVIKAGHINQDLTRYELHRVWHVTATLKAGERHIYAKRDFFLDEDTWQAAQIDHYDGRGNLWRVAEAHAQYYYDKKVPWYTVETLYDLQSGRYLALGMKNEESQSYEFDYPAKESDYTPAALRQAGVR from the coding sequence ATGAAAACAACAAAAGGTCTGTTGCAAACCGGCGCCCTGACCCTCTCGCTGCTGGCCTGCAGCGTGATGGCAGCAGTATCGCCAGAGGAGGCTGCCAAGCTGGGAACCACGCTGACGCCAGTCGGTGCCGAGATGGCAGGTAATGCGGACGGCTCGATTCCGGCCTGGACTGGCGGTTTGCCAACCAATGCCGGCACTGCCGACGCTGCCGGCTTCCTATCCGATCCGTTTGCCAGCGAGCAACCCCTGTTTACCATCACCGCGGCCAACGCCGAACAGTACAAGGACAAGTTGACTCCCGGTCAGCAGGCCATGTTCAAGCGTTACCCGCAAAGCTACAAAATCCCGGTGTACCCAACCCACCGTTCGGCGAGCATGCCGGACTTCGTGCTGGATGCGGCCAAGCGCAATGCCGTCAACACCAAGATGGTCGAGGGTGGTAACGGGCTGGAGAACTTCGAGCAGGCCAACCCCTTCCCGATTCCGAAAGACGGTCTGGAAGCGATCTGGAACCATATCACCCGTTACCGTGGTGGCAGCGTCAAGCGTCTGGTGACCCAGGCGACTCCGCAGGCAAACGGCTCCTACAGCATGGTGTATTTCCAGGATGAGTTCACCTTCCGCGGTGCGCTCAAGGATGCCGACACCAGCAAGCCGAGCAACGTGCTGTTCTACTTCAAGCAGCGGGTAACCGCGCCGTCGCGTCTGGCAGGCAACGTCCTGCTGGTGCACGAGACCCTCAACCAGGTGAAGGAGCCGCGTCTGGCGTGGCTGTACAACGCCGGTCAGCGTCGCGTGCGCCGCGCACCGCAGGTGTCCTATGACGGTCCGGGTACCGCTTCCGATGGTCTGCGTACGTCCGACAACTTTGACATGTTCAACGGTGCGCCTGACCGTTACGAGTGGAAGCTGAACGGCAAGAAGGAAATCTACATTCCTTACAACGCGTACGCTTTGGACTCGCCGAAGCTGAAATATGATCAAGTCATCAAGGCCGGTCATATTAACCAAGACCTGACCCGTTACGAGCTGCACCGTGTCTGGCATGTGACTGCGACCCTGAAAGCGGGCGAGCGTCATATCTATGCCAAGCGTGACTTCTTCCTCGACGAAGACACCTGGCAAGCCGCGCAAATCGACCACTACGACGGTCGCGGTAACCTGTGGCGTGTAGCTGAGGCGCATGCCCAGTACTACTACGACAAGAAAGTACCTTGGTACACCGTGGAAACCCTGTATGACCTGCAGTCCGGTCGTTACCTGGCGCTGGGTATGAAGAACGAAGAGAGTCAATCCTACGAGTTCGACTACCCGGCCAAAGAAAGCGACTACACCCCGGCCGCACTGCGTCAGGCTGGCGTTCGTTAA
- a CDS encoding DUF1302 domain-containing protein, with translation MTKSKQTWRLAKLPLAVSLASTLAAPAFGVTFNIGEIEGQFDSALSVGASWSVRGADRDLIGVNNGGQGLSQTTDDSRQNFKKGETFSKIFKGIHDLELKYGDTGVFVRGKYWYDFELKDESRLFKDIDDHNRKEAAQASGAQILDAFVYHNYDIGGMPGSVRLGKQVVSWGESTFIQNSINSINPVDASAFRRPGAEVKEGLIPVNMFYVGQSLTDNLSAEFFYQLEWDQTVVDNCGTFFAQPDIAADGCDDNLRLLTNKSASQAGVNRIINGLNASGAFGAIANIDGNSEGVRVKRSGDRDARDEGQWGLAFRYFAEKLNTEFGAYAMNYHSRTPFLSATAPDANVYAGASQFYNPAAPLATGPAAALIVAGNSSYFMEYPEDIRLYGLSFSTTLPTGTAWSGEVSYRPNAPVAYNTTDILFSAVRPIEGGNSIFGDASLLSATPGQDSHGYARKEITQFQTTFTHFFDRVMGADRLTLVGEVGVAHVGGLENSSNVRYGRDPVFGPGALPDVGAPGFAGLGVATCGLLNDLTVGGSTNPDASNARKHCNDDGFVTSTSWGYRARAIWDYNSAIAGINLRPSVSWSHDVEGYGPNGLFNEGAKAVSLGLDAEYQNTYTAGLSYTDFFGGDYNTSIDRDFVALSFGMNF, from the coding sequence ATGACAAAATCAAAGCAAACCTGGCGCCTGGCAAAACTGCCGCTGGCCGTCAGCCTCGCATCCACCCTCGCCGCACCGGCATTCGGCGTCACCTTCAATATCGGTGAAATCGAAGGTCAGTTCGATTCCGCACTGTCTGTCGGTGCTAGTTGGTCTGTTCGCGGTGCCGATAGGGATCTGATCGGTGTGAATAACGGTGGCCAAGGTCTGTCGCAGACCACCGATGACAGCCGTCAGAACTTCAAGAAGGGCGAGACCTTCTCGAAGATCTTCAAGGGTATTCACGACCTTGAGCTGAAATACGGCGATACCGGCGTATTCGTGCGCGGCAAGTATTGGTACGACTTCGAGCTGAAGGACGAGAGCCGTCTGTTCAAGGACATCGACGACCATAACCGCAAAGAGGCCGCCCAGGCCTCGGGCGCGCAAATTCTCGATGCGTTCGTCTACCACAACTACGACATCGGCGGTATGCCGGGTTCCGTGCGCCTCGGTAAGCAGGTCGTCAGCTGGGGCGAAAGTACCTTTATCCAAAACAGCATCAACTCGATCAACCCGGTCGATGCATCGGCTTTTCGTCGTCCTGGCGCGGAGGTCAAGGAAGGCCTGATCCCGGTCAATATGTTCTATGTGGGGCAGAGCCTGACCGATAATTTGTCGGCCGAGTTCTTCTACCAACTCGAGTGGGATCAGACGGTCGTCGACAACTGCGGTACCTTCTTTGCTCAGCCTGATATAGCAGCAGATGGATGTGATGATAACCTGAGGCTGCTAACAAATAAGTCTGCCAGTCAAGCTGGAGTGAATCGCATCATTAATGGTTTGAACGCCTCCGGTGCATTTGGAGCTATCGCAAATATTGATGGCAATTCCGAAGGGGTGCGGGTCAAACGCTCGGGCGATAGGGACGCTAGAGATGAGGGGCAATGGGGGCTTGCCTTTAGGTACTTTGCCGAGAAGCTTAATACTGAGTTTGGCGCTTATGCAATGAATTATCATAGCCGAACTCCTTTTCTGAGTGCTACTGCACCTGATGCAAACGTATATGCTGGGGCGTCTCAATTCTATAACCCTGCAGCGCCACTAGCCACAGGTCCTGCGGCAGCGCTTATTGTTGCTGGTAATTCTAGTTACTTTATGGAGTATCCGGAAGATATTCGGCTCTATGGATTGAGTTTCTCCACTACATTGCCTACTGGGACGGCTTGGAGTGGTGAAGTGAGTTATCGCCCTAATGCTCCTGTTGCCTATAATACGACTGATATTCTGTTTTCTGCAGTGAGGCCAATAGAGGGCGGCAATAGTATATTTGGTGACGCCTCTTTATTGAGTGCGACTCCGGGCCAGGATTCGCATGGCTATGCCCGAAAAGAGATTACTCAGTTCCAGACCACCTTCACTCACTTCTTCGACCGGGTGATGGGGGCGGACCGTCTGACCCTGGTGGGTGAGGTCGGGGTTGCGCATGTGGGTGGACTGGAAAATAGCTCCAACGTTCGTTATGGGCGTGACCCGGTTTTCGGTCCTGGTGCTCTGCCTGATGTGGGCGCTCCAGGTTTTGCGGGGTTGGGGGTTGCTACCTGCGGTCTGCTAAATGATCTGACTGTTGGTGGTTCAACAAACCCAGATGCCTCTAATGCTCGTAAACACTGTAATGACGATGGCTTCGTCACCAGCACTTCCTGGGGCTACCGTGCCCGGGCGATCTGGGACTACAACAGTGCCATTGCCGGTATCAACCTGCGCCCCAGCGTTTCCTGGTCGCATGACGTAGAGGGTTATGGCCCGAACGGGTTGTTCAACGAAGGCGCCAAAGCCGTCAGCCTCGGCCTCGATGCCGAATACCAGAACACCTACACCGCCGGCCTGTCTTACACCGATTTCTTCGGTGGCGACTACAACACGTCGATCGACCGCGACTTCGTTGCACTCAGCTTCGGTATGAACTTCTAA
- a CDS encoding 2-hydroxyacid dehydrogenase codes for MSKSSRAAFLDHSTLDLGDLDLSPLQQLFGELTLYPLSSPEQVIERLQGVQVAISNKVPLDAKTFAACPELKLLLIAATGTNNIDLAAARAHGVLVCNCQGYGTPSVAQHTLMLLLALATRLPDYQGAVRDGRWRQAQQFCLLDFPIVELEGKTLGLLGHGELGGAVARLAEAFGMRVLLGQLPGRPPRQDRLPLDELLPQVDALTLHCPLNAATHNLIGEYQLSLMKPGAFLINTARGGLIDEQALADALRRGHLGGAATDVLTQEPPTDGNPLLAADIPRLIVTPHSAWGSREARQRIVTQLTENAQAFFDDAARRVVN; via the coding sequence ATGAGTAAAAGTAGCCGCGCAGCCTTTCTGGACCACAGTACGCTAGACCTCGGCGATCTCGACTTGTCGCCACTGCAGCAGCTATTCGGCGAGCTGACGCTGTACCCACTGAGCAGCCCTGAGCAGGTGATCGAGCGCCTGCAGGGCGTGCAGGTGGCGATCAGCAACAAAGTCCCGCTGGACGCCAAGACCTTCGCCGCCTGCCCCGAGCTGAAACTGCTGTTGATCGCCGCCACCGGCACCAACAACATCGACCTGGCCGCCGCGCGCGCGCATGGCGTACTGGTCTGCAATTGCCAGGGCTACGGCACACCTTCGGTGGCGCAGCACACCCTGATGCTGCTGCTCGCCCTGGCCACCCGCCTGCCCGACTACCAGGGCGCGGTACGTGACGGCCGCTGGCGGCAGGCGCAGCAGTTCTGCCTGCTGGACTTTCCCATCGTCGAGCTGGAAGGCAAGACCCTCGGCCTGCTCGGCCACGGTGAACTGGGTGGTGCCGTAGCGCGACTGGCCGAAGCCTTCGGCATGCGCGTGCTGCTTGGCCAGCTGCCGGGCCGTCCACCCCGCCAGGATCGCCTGCCGCTGGACGAATTGCTGCCGCAGGTCGATGCCCTGACCCTGCATTGCCCACTCAACGCCGCCACCCACAACCTGATCGGCGAATACCAGCTGAGCCTGATGAAACCCGGCGCCTTCCTGATCAATACCGCACGCGGCGGCCTTATCGACGAACAGGCCCTGGCCGACGCCCTGCGCCGCGGCCACCTGGGTGGCGCGGCCACCGATGTACTGACCCAGGAGCCGCCAACGGACGGCAACCCCTTGCTCGCCGCCGACATCCCGCGCCTGATCGTCACCCCGCACAGCGCCTGGGGCAGCCGCGAAGCGCGGCAGCGCATCGTCACCCAGTTGACGGAGAATGCTCAGGCGTTTTTCGACGACGCAGCGCGCCGGGTGGTGAACTAG
- a CDS encoding LuxR C-terminal-related transcriptional regulator: MTDLTRIAPEVSDTVPLGDSRFFRPPLPASHVSRPRLCERLAEGLAGRLLLVSAPAGFGKSSLASEFCQTLPEHWHSLWLGLSPRDSDPGRFLERLLAGLQQFYPGLGEDAQALLRMRQRHQPFAFEEWLDGLLDELGERLVPTAPLLLVLDDYHLAQGAVLDRCLQFLLNHLPEGLVILVTSRQRPDWHLARLRLSRQLLELQEQDLRLTEDETRALLGSQGAQFSGSVLEEWCQRSEGWVAGLRLWLLTRQQADDDSPERVPQGDEGLIREYLLEEVIEQQSAEVQSFLFDTACLERFCVELCDALREQHDSAAIIQHLQTHQVFLVPLDEQGRWFRYHHLFSDLLRSRPAGQRSQSQAALHLRACRWFSSQGLHDEAVDQALRAGQPEVAANLVQNLSEEQLLGEQNVARLLRWKMDLPDSLLASTPRLLVLYGWALALACQLDAADELIQQLGRFLPAPDAQEQDDLLAQWLALSGIIARGRGQVSEAERYCSEALALLSEKRCGPRLMCLFTLANLAMTKGDLWRARGLNREALELAQRLDNPLFEGLAHAERARVLHARGEVQRALVEVRLGLQRLQGLSPQRVYSVRARLNLYEGYLLSVSLQTQAARTKLLAGIGEARACRDISLLVGYCVLAGVEGREGRLGEAFAQLAEAERLMHAWDVPSIYYLAMITVVKCELWLSKGQLELAEVWLQRLAETYCGETPGAAPEFHPQLALHIELQQAALERLQGRSEVAERRLRALSQCAQSASGHLFVVAAQVQLALLLKASGRDREAVSWLTSSLEAAQGGALLPYQELFVHQPQWLREQLMARPECAVAGELLKYLPQTQGVELTKRDSQLTEALSSRELAVLQLIAQGCSNQEISDQLFISLHTVKTHARHINSKLGVERRTQAVARAKDLGLLR; this comes from the coding sequence ATGACCGATCTGACGCGTATAGCACCTGAAGTCAGCGATACTGTGCCTCTGGGCGACAGTCGCTTTTTTCGTCCGCCACTGCCAGCCAGCCATGTGTCACGGCCGCGTTTGTGTGAGCGGCTGGCCGAGGGTTTGGCGGGACGGCTGCTGCTGGTCAGCGCCCCTGCGGGTTTTGGCAAAAGCTCGCTGGCCAGTGAGTTCTGCCAGACACTGCCCGAGCACTGGCACAGCCTGTGGCTGGGTCTTAGCCCGCGTGATAGTGATCCCGGGCGTTTTCTCGAGCGCCTGCTGGCCGGCCTGCAGCAGTTTTATCCGGGCTTGGGCGAGGACGCTCAGGCCTTGTTGCGCATGCGTCAGCGGCATCAACCCTTCGCCTTCGAAGAGTGGCTCGATGGCCTGCTTGACGAGTTGGGCGAGCGCCTCGTACCGACCGCGCCCTTGTTACTGGTGCTGGACGACTATCACCTGGCTCAGGGCGCGGTGCTCGACCGCTGCCTGCAGTTTCTGCTCAATCATTTACCCGAGGGCCTGGTCATTCTGGTGACCAGCCGCCAACGTCCCGACTGGCACCTGGCTCGCCTACGCCTGTCTCGGCAGTTGCTGGAACTGCAAGAGCAGGACTTGCGCCTGACCGAGGACGAGACCCGCGCGCTGCTCGGCAGCCAGGGGGCTCAGTTCAGTGGGTCGGTTCTAGAGGAATGGTGTCAGCGCAGTGAAGGCTGGGTGGCCGGCTTGCGCCTGTGGCTGTTGACCCGTCAGCAGGCTGATGACGACAGTCCGGAGCGGGTGCCCCAGGGCGACGAAGGGTTGATCCGCGAGTACTTGCTGGAGGAGGTGATCGAGCAGCAGTCGGCCGAGGTGCAGAGCTTCCTGTTCGACACCGCCTGCCTGGAGCGTTTCTGTGTCGAGCTGTGCGATGCCTTGCGTGAGCAGCATGACAGCGCGGCGATTATCCAGCATCTGCAGACCCATCAGGTCTTTCTGGTGCCCCTGGACGAGCAGGGCCGCTGGTTTCGCTACCACCACCTGTTCTCCGATCTGTTGCGCTCGCGTCCCGCTGGCCAACGCAGCCAGTCCCAGGCGGCCCTGCATCTGCGGGCCTGTCGCTGGTTCAGCAGCCAGGGCCTGCATGACGAAGCGGTCGATCAGGCGTTACGGGCCGGCCAGCCGGAAGTGGCGGCCAACCTGGTGCAGAACCTGTCCGAGGAACAATTGCTTGGCGAGCAGAATGTCGCGCGTTTGCTGCGCTGGAAGATGGACCTGCCCGACAGCCTGCTGGCCAGCACGCCGCGTCTGCTGGTGTTGTACGGCTGGGCTCTGGCGCTGGCCTGCCAGTTGGATGCTGCCGACGAGCTGATCCAGCAATTGGGGCGTTTTCTGCCGGCCCCCGACGCGCAGGAGCAGGATGATCTGTTGGCCCAGTGGCTGGCCTTGTCCGGCATCATCGCCCGCGGTCGTGGCCAGGTGTCTGAGGCTGAGCGTTATTGCAGCGAGGCCCTGGCCCTGCTCAGCGAAAAACGCTGCGGACCGCGCCTGATGTGCTTGTTCACCCTGGCCAACCTGGCCATGACCAAGGGTGACCTGTGGCGTGCGCGAGGGCTCAATCGCGAGGCCCTGGAGCTGGCGCAGCGGCTCGATAATCCCTTGTTCGAGGGCCTGGCACATGCCGAGCGAGCACGAGTGCTGCACGCTCGTGGCGAGGTTCAGCGCGCCCTGGTCGAGGTACGCCTGGGCTTGCAGCGGTTGCAGGGGCTCTCGCCCCAGCGCGTGTATTCGGTGCGGGCGCGGCTGAATCTGTACGAGGGCTATCTGCTTAGCGTGTCGCTGCAAACCCAGGCCGCCCGCACCAAATTGCTGGCCGGGATCGGTGAGGCGCGCGCGTGTCGCGACATCAGCCTGCTGGTGGGGTATTGCGTGCTGGCGGGGGTCGAGGGGCGTGAAGGGCGCCTCGGCGAGGCCTTTGCCCAATTGGCCGAAGCCGAGCGCCTGATGCATGCCTGGGACGTGCCGTCGATCTACTATCTGGCGATGATCACGGTGGTCAAGTGTGAGCTGTGGTTGTCCAAGGGCCAGTTGGAATTGGCCGAAGTCTGGCTACAGCGGCTGGCTGAGACCTATTGCGGCGAAACGCCCGGCGCGGCTCCCGAGTTCCATCCGCAGTTGGCCTTGCATATCGAGTTGCAGCAAGCTGCGCTCGAGCGCTTGCAGGGGCGCTCGGAGGTTGCCGAACGGCGCCTGCGCGCACTCAGTCAGTGTGCCCAAAGCGCATCGGGTCACTTGTTCGTGGTGGCGGCCCAAGTGCAATTGGCTCTGTTGCTCAAGGCATCCGGGCGCGACCGTGAGGCTGTCAGCTGGCTGACCAGCAGCCTGGAAGCGGCGCAGGGTGGTGCTTTGCTGCCTTATCAGGAGTTGTTCGTTCACCAGCCGCAATGGCTGCGCGAGCAACTGATGGCGCGCCCCGAGTGTGCCGTGGCTGGCGAGCTGCTCAAGTATCTGCCCCAGACTCAGGGAGTGGAGCTGACCAAGCGTGATAGCCAGCTGACCGAGGCCTTGAGTTCGCGTGAGTTGGCGGTATTGCAGCTGATCGCCCAGGGTTGCTCGAATCAGGAAATCAGCGATCAGCTGTTCATTTCGCTGCACACGGTGAAGACCCATGCCCGGCATATCAACAGCAAACTGGGGGTCGAACGGCGTACCCAGGCAGTGGCGCGGGCCAAGGATTTGGGGCTGTTGCGCTGA
- a CDS encoding pilin assembly protein, translating into MKVRELVHHWEQNAKARMTRNLYQINLDMEAAARLAALAEMYPKRSPEALLGELIGAALEDLETSLPYVKGSQVVATDEEGNPLYEDIGPTPRFLALSRKYLHEMSAQQDNTNH; encoded by the coding sequence ATGAAAGTTCGCGAACTTGTCCATCATTGGGAACAGAACGCCAAGGCCCGTATGACGCGCAACCTGTATCAGATCAATCTCGACATGGAAGCGGCAGCACGCCTGGCAGCCTTAGCCGAGATGTACCCCAAGCGCAGCCCGGAAGCACTCCTCGGCGAGTTGATCGGCGCGGCGCTGGAAGATCTGGAAACCAGCCTGCCCTACGTCAAAGGCAGCCAGGTGGTGGCCACCGACGAGGAAGGCAATCCGCTCTATGAAGACATCGGTCCGACCCCACGATTTCTTGCCTTGTCACGCAAGTATCTGCACGAAATGAGCGCGCAGCAGGACAACACCAACCACTAA